A single Garra rufa chromosome 9, GarRuf1.0, whole genome shotgun sequence DNA region contains:
- the znf384b gene encoding zinc finger protein 384b has protein sequence MYYNTCWSFLLCRNHTESKPHKCPHCSKSFANTSYLAQHVRIHTGAKPYTCNYCQKTFRQLSHLQQHHRIHTGDRPYKCTQPGCEKSFTQLSNLQSHRRQHNKDKPYKCHHCNRGYVDAASLEVHLSTHTVKHDKLYSCGLCNRTYTSETYLMKHMRKHAPDMLPSPPGSNQQSHSPGHAGGSSSDGDAQSQAERSNAFIQPVSVPCIFDLNQYKPVHSADVQYKTVSVSDISPHKDLCITVEASAIQVEHLNS, from the exons ATGTACTACAACA CATGTTGGTCTTTCCTTCTTTGCAGAAACCACACAGAATCCAAACCTCATAAGTGTCCTCATTGCTCGAAATCATTTGCCAACACAAGCTACCTGGCTCAGCATGTACGAATACACACAGGAGCTAAACCTTACACCTGTAACTACTGCCAGAAGACCTTCAGACAGCTCAGTCACTTACAGCAGCACCACAG GATCCACACAGGAGACAGGCCATACAAATGTACACAACCTGGTTGTGAGAAGTCTTTCACCCAGCTTTCTAACCTACAG TCTCATCGGCGTCAACACAACAAGGACAAACCGTATAAGTGTCACCACTGTAACCGTGGCTATGTAGACGCCGCCAGCCTGGAGGTTCATCTGTCCACTCACACAGTCAAGCACGACAAGCTCTACTCCTGTGGTTTATGCAACCGCACATATACCTCG GAAACATATCTGATGAAGCACATGCGAAAACACGCCCCAGATATGCTTCCGTCTCCACCCGGATCAAACCAACAAAGCCACAGCCCTGGTCACGCAGGAGGAAGCAGCTCAGATGGAGACGCACAAAGCCAAGCTGAGAGGAGCAATGCCTTCATCCAGCCGGTCAGTGTACCGTGCATATTCGACTTGAACCAGTACAAACCAGTACACTCTGCAGATGTGCAGTATAAAACTGTCAGTGTGTCTGACATCTCCCCTCACAAAGACCTCTGCATCACTGTGGAGGCGTCTGCCATACAGGTGGAACACCTGAACTCCTGA